One genomic window of Mycteria americana isolate JAX WOST 10 ecotype Jacksonville Zoo and Gardens chromosome 6, USCA_MyAme_1.0, whole genome shotgun sequence includes the following:
- the KIF7 gene encoding kinesin-like protein KIF7 isoform X2: MAAEGAAVRVAVRVRPLLPREALRGHRPCLRGDAATGEVALGRRRRFRFSAVLPEAAGQAAVYRACVQPLLRAFFRGFNATVFAYGQTGSGKTYTIGEASVASLNEDEQGIIPRAMAETFRLIDENDLIDYTVRVSYLEVYKEEFRDLLQVDTASKDIQIREDDKGNVVLCGVKESEVEGLDEVLSLLEMGNTAKHTGATHVNRQSSRSHTIFTVTMEQRRRAGRLPLHHHHPPSIPASGQVLVSKFHFVDLAGSERIVKTGNTGERLKESIQINSGLLALGNVISALGDPRRKSSHIPYRDSKITRILKDSLGGNAQTVMIACVSPSSSDFDESLNTLNYASRAQNIQNKAVVNCRKETEHVEELHLQIKNLQKALEQRHRSETRIINRSATAKRCAPDPTARLLAECAHYRTCTDAAYRLLMELQEDSNLTVEQILRVKEWLCAVESERSELTSAGLDSGIESTSAEDQSLEAQGSKLAKAQVDTEKGCESIKDKQVAKLQRQVEHLEEENRDFLAALEDAMEQYKLQSDKLQEQQDKISELHVRLEMAMPNLCVPELLENLHLVTAGQRPHTAPLDAALSHGLSGVPSGLLPTEQSGRALCRKLDSNPSFQEEDLAGWPLNHTKCPTSNPEIRATVLRRELSQDTEKSAELSSGEEEEEWEQKRSLSQRRNGIQSWSKKEICKLSEEPSGGNAPSIQEEQLELSKGVCRRREPVLSPWDCLPGKDSEWRLVQAQQKIRELAINIRMKEELITELIKTGKDAQALNRQYCQKISELEQEAEQVRAELSDSQKQLQELESKEPWDPGEKRKLQEYRTRVAAAQSKARVLCKKKQATERLVSLSAQSEKRVQELERNIQLMRRQQGQLQRRLREESEQKRRLETEVNKRQHQVKELELKHEQHQKILRIKTEEIAAFQRKRRSGSNGSVISLEQQQKIEEQKKWLDMEMDKVLEQRRALDELEDELRKREAIVAKKEALLQEKNGLESKRLRSSQALTDDIVRVSSRLEHLEKELTEKNGQLRHGSAHDQQQIRQEINNLRQEKDQLLKQRLELDNKLRQGTLLSPEEERILFQLDEAIEALDAAIEYKNESITCRQRVLRASASLLSQCEMNLMAKLSYLSSSETRALLCKYFDKVVTLREDQHRQHIAFSELEMQLEEQQQLVYWLEAAVERQRLEMDRQLTLQQKEHEQNMQLLLQQSREHIDEGLASSKLQYEARIQVLEKELSRYMWANQELNQRLSNMNLHPGQTKAGMERSIHGAGDRAPPALGTCEESSLGEQPVPLAVPEESHRVRDESRDLVHAPLPSTWRRSSLPNDSPGDLRQRDGEHLLRAGQPHEVHPPRSLAPVPKPRRELRRASLNMTPVPYHPAMIDVRKNPL, translated from the exons atggcggcggagggggcggcggtGCGGGTGGCGGTGCGGGTGCGGCCGCTGCTGCCGCGGGAGGCGCTGCGGGGGCACCGGCCCTGCCTGCGGGGCGACGCCGCCACCGGCGAGGTGGCgctgggccgccgccgccgcttccgctTCTCCGCCGTGCTGCCCgaggcggcggggcaggcggccgTCTACCGGGCCTGCGTCCAGCCGCTGCTGCGGGCCTTCTTCCGCGGCTTCAACGCCACCGTCTTCGCCTACGGGCAGACCGGCTCCGGCAAGACCTACACCATCGGGGAGGCCAGCGTCG CTTCCCTCAATGAAGACGAGCAGGGCATCATCCCGCGAGCCATGGCCGAGACCTTCAGGCTCATCGATGAGAATGACCTGATCGACTACACGGTCCGAGTGTCCTACCTAGAGGTGTACAAGGAGGAGTTTCGGGACTTGCTGCAGGTGGATACAGCCAGCAAAGACATCCAAATCCGGGAGGATGACAAGGGGAACGTTG TGCTCTGCGGTGTGAAGGAGTCAGAAGTGGAAGGGCTGGACGAGGTGCTGAGCCTGCTGGAGATGGGGAACACAGCCAAGCACACGGGAGCTACCCACGTCAACAGGCAGTCGAGCCGCTCGCACACCATCTTCACAGTGACCATGGAACAGCGGCGCAGGGCTGGCCGCCTCCccctgcaccaccaccaccccccctccatccctgcctcagGCCAGGTCCTGGTTTCCAAGTTTCACTTCGTGGACCTGGCAGGCTCGGAGCGAATTGTGAAGACGGGAAACACGggggagaggctgaaggagagTATCCAGATCAACAGTGGCCTCCTGGCCTTGGGCAATGTCATCAGTGCCTTAGGAGACCCTCGGAGGAAGAGCAGCCACATCCCCTACAGGGACTCCAAAATCACCAG GATCCTGAAAGACTCTCTGGGGGGGAATGCCCAGACCGTGATGATAGCCTGTGTCAGCCCATCCTCCTCTGACTTCGATGAGAGCCTCAATACGCTGAACTACGCCAGCCGAGCTCAAAACATCCAGAACAAGGCCGTGGTGAACTGCCGTAAGGAGACGGAGCACGTCGAAGAGCTTCACCTGCAGATAAAGAACCTGCAGAAGGCGCTGGAACAGCGGCACCGCTCCGAGACCCGTATCATCAACCGCTCGGCCACTGCCAAACGATGCGCGCCAGACCCCACGGCTCGGCTGCTGGCAGAGTGCGCGCATTACCGGACCTGCACCGACGCTGCGTACCGGCTGCTGatggagctgcaggaggacagtAACCTGACAGTGGAGCAGATCCTGCGGGTTAAGGAGTGGCTGTGCGCGGTAGAGAGCGAGAGGAGCGAGCTGACCTCGGCCGGGCTGGATAGCGGCATCGAGAGCACCTCTGCAGAAGACCAGAGCCTCGAGGCACAAGGCTCAAAGCTGGCAAAAGCCCAG GTGGACACAGAGAAGGGGTGTGAGTCCATCAAAGACAAGCAGGTGGCCAAACTACAGAGGCAAGTGGAGCACCTGGAGGAGGAGAATCGTGATTTCCTGGCTGCCCTGGAGGATGCCATGGAGCAGTATAAGCTGCAG AGCGacaagctgcaggagcagcaggataAGATCTCAGAGCTGCACGTGCGCTTGGAGATGGCAATGCCAAACCTGTGTGTGCCAGAACTGCTGGAAAACCTTCACCTGGTGACCGCCGGCCAGAGACCTCACACGGCCCCGCTGGATGCTGCCCTGTCCCATGGCCTCAGTGGGGTTCCCTCGGGGCTCCTTCCCACTGAGCAGAGTGGAAGAGCCCTTTGCAGGAAG CTCGACAGCAACCCCTCCTTCCAGGAGGAGGACCTGGCAGGCTGGCCCCTGAACCACACAAAGTGCCCGACCAGCAATCCAGAGATCAGAGCCACAGTGCTGAGGAGGGAGCTCAGCCAGGACACTGAGAAGTCAGCAGAGCTGTCctctggagaggaggaggaggaatgggaaCAGAAACGGTCCCTATCCCAGCGCCG AAACGGGATCCAAAGCTGGAGCAAGAAAGAGATTTGCAAGTTGAGCGAGGAGCCGAGTGGAGGCAATGCCCCCTCGATTcaggaggagcagctggagctgtcaAAAG GGGTCTGCAGGAGGCGGGAGCCAGTGCTCAGTCCCTGGGACTGCCTGCCAGGGAAGGACTCTGAGTGGAGGCTGGTACAAGCACAGCAGAAGATCCGAGAGCTGGCAATCAACATCCGCATGAAGGAGGAGCTGATCACGGAGCTCATTAAGACag GCAAGGATGCCCAGGCTCTGAACAGGCAGTACTGCCAGAAGATCAGcgagctggagcaggaggcagagcaggtgCGGGCAGAGCTGAGCGATAGCCAgaagcagctccaggagctggagagcaaagagcCATGGGACCCTGGGGAGAAGCGCAAGCTGCAGGAGTACCGCACACGCGTGGCAGCTGCACAGAGCAAGGCACGG GTTCTGTGCAAGAAGAAGCAGGCGACGGAGAGGCTGGTGTCACTCTCGGCCCAGAGCGAGAAGCGAGTGCAGGAGCTGGAGAGGAACATTCAGCTGATGCGGCggcagcagggccagctgcaGCGCCGGCTGCGGGAGGAGAGTGAGCAGAAACGGCGGCTGGAGACAGAGGTGAATAAGCGGCAGCACCAAGTCAAG GAACTGGAACTGAAGCACGAGCAGCACCAGAAAATCCTGCGCATCAAAACGGAGGAAATTGCGGCTTTCCAGAGGAAGCGGCGGAGTGGCAGCAACGGCTCCGTGAtcagcctggagcagcagcaa AAAATTGAGGAACAGAAGAAGTGGCTGGACATGGAGATGGATAAAGTTCTCGAGCAGCGCCGGGCCCTGGATGAGCTGGAAGATGAGCTGAGGAAGCGGGAGGCTATTGTGGCCAAAAAGGAagccctgctgcaggagaagaaCGGCCTGGAGAGCAAACGACTGCGCTCCAGCCAG GCCCTGACAGATGACATAGTGCGTGTGTCTAGCCGCCTGGAGCACTTGGAGAAGGAGCTGACTGAGAAGAACGGGCAGCTGCGTCACGGCAGTGCCCACGACCAGCAGCAGATCCGCCAGGAGATCAACAACCTGCGCCAGGAGAAGGACCAGCTGCTCAAACAGAGGTTGGAGCTCGACAACAAGCTGCGTCAGGggaccctgctgtccccagag gaAGAACGGATCTTGTTCCAGCTGGACGAGGCAATCGAGGCTCTGGATGCAGCCATTGAGTACAAGAATGAGTCCATCACGTGCAGGCAACGAGTCCTGCGGGCCTCGGCCAGCCTCCTGTCCCAGTGTGAGATGAACCTCATGGCCAAGCTCAGCTACCTCTCCTCCTCCGAGACCCGAGCTCTGCTCTGCAAGTACTTTGACAAG GTGGTGACACTGCGAGAGGATCAGCACAGGCAGCACATTGCCTTCTCGGAGCTGGAgatgcagctggaggagcagcagcagctggtgtaCTGGCTGGAGGCAGCGGTGGAGCGCCAGCGCCTGGAGATGGACCGCCAGCTCaccctgcagcagaaggagcacGAGCAGAACATGCAGTTACTGCTCCAGCAGAGCCGCG AGCACATAGATGAGGGGCTGGCCAGCAGCAAGCTGCAGTATGAGGCGAGGATTCAGGTGCTGGAAAAGGAGCTGAGCCGTTATATGTGGGCAAACCAGGAGCTGAACCAGAGGCTGAGTAACATGAACCTCCATCCTGGACAGACGAAAG CAGGGATGGAGCGAAGCAttcacggggctggggacagagctcCCCCTGCGCTCGGGACCTGTGAGGAATCCAGCCTTGGGGAACAGCCCGTGCCTCTGGCTGTCCCTGAAGAAAGCCATCGGGTCAGGGATGAGAGCAGGGACCTGGTGCACGCCCCTTTGCCATCGACGTGGAGGCGTTCCTCCCTGCCCAACGACAGCCCCGGGGACCTTCGGCAGAGGGATGGCGAGCACTTGCTGAGAGCGGGGCAGCCCCATGAGGTGCACCCACCACGGAGCctcgctcctgtccccaagccccgcCGGGAGCTGCGCAGAGCCAGCCTGAACATGACTCCAGTGCCTTACCACCCAGCAATGATAGACGTGAGGAAAAACCCACTCTAG
- the KIF7 gene encoding kinesin-like protein KIF7 isoform X1, translating into MAAEGAAVRVAVRVRPLLPREALRGHRPCLRGDAATGEVALGRRRRFRFSAVLPEAAGQAAVYRACVQPLLRAFFRGFNATVFAYGQTGSGKTYTIGEASVASLNEDEQGIIPRAMAETFRLIDENDLIDYTVRVSYLEVYKEEFRDLLQVDTASKDIQIREDDKGNVVLCGVKESEVEGLDEVLSLLEMGNTAKHTGATHVNRQSSRSHTIFTVTMEQRRRAGRLPLHHHHPPSIPASGQVLVSKFHFVDLAGSERIVKTGNTGERLKESIQINSGLLALGNVISALGDPRRKSSHIPYRDSKITRILKDSLGGNAQTVMIACVSPSSSDFDESLNTLNYASRAQNIQNKAVVNCRKETEHVEELHLQIKNLQKALEQRHRSETRIINRSATAKRCAPDPTARLLAECAHYRTCTDAAYRLLMELQEDSNLTVEQILRVKEWLCAVESERSELTSAGLDSGIESTSAEDQSLEAQGSKLAKAQVDTEKGCESIKDKQVAKLQRQVEHLEEENRDFLAALEDAMEQYKLQSDKLQEQQDKISELHVRLEMAMPNLCVPELLENLHLVTAGQRPHTAPLDAALSHGLSGVPSGLLPTEQSGRALCRKQLDSNPSFQEEDLAGWPLNHTKCPTSNPEIRATVLRRELSQDTEKSAELSSGEEEEEWEQKRSLSQRRNGIQSWSKKEICKLSEEPSGGNAPSIQEEQLELSKGVCRRREPVLSPWDCLPGKDSEWRLVQAQQKIRELAINIRMKEELITELIKTGKDAQALNRQYCQKISELEQEAEQVRAELSDSQKQLQELESKEPWDPGEKRKLQEYRTRVAAAQSKARVLCKKKQATERLVSLSAQSEKRVQELERNIQLMRRQQGQLQRRLREESEQKRRLETEVNKRQHQVKELELKHEQHQKILRIKTEEIAAFQRKRRSGSNGSVISLEQQQKIEEQKKWLDMEMDKVLEQRRALDELEDELRKREAIVAKKEALLQEKNGLESKRLRSSQALTDDIVRVSSRLEHLEKELTEKNGQLRHGSAHDQQQIRQEINNLRQEKDQLLKQRLELDNKLRQGTLLSPEEERILFQLDEAIEALDAAIEYKNESITCRQRVLRASASLLSQCEMNLMAKLSYLSSSETRALLCKYFDKVVTLREDQHRQHIAFSELEMQLEEQQQLVYWLEAAVERQRLEMDRQLTLQQKEHEQNMQLLLQQSREHIDEGLASSKLQYEARIQVLEKELSRYMWANQELNQRLSNMNLHPGQTKGMERSIHGAGDRAPPALGTCEESSLGEQPVPLAVPEESHRVRDESRDLVHAPLPSTWRRSSLPNDSPGDLRQRDGEHLLRAGQPHEVHPPRSLAPVPKPRRELRRASLNMTPVPYHPAMIDVRKNPL; encoded by the exons atggcggcggagggggcggcggtGCGGGTGGCGGTGCGGGTGCGGCCGCTGCTGCCGCGGGAGGCGCTGCGGGGGCACCGGCCCTGCCTGCGGGGCGACGCCGCCACCGGCGAGGTGGCgctgggccgccgccgccgcttccgctTCTCCGCCGTGCTGCCCgaggcggcggggcaggcggccgTCTACCGGGCCTGCGTCCAGCCGCTGCTGCGGGCCTTCTTCCGCGGCTTCAACGCCACCGTCTTCGCCTACGGGCAGACCGGCTCCGGCAAGACCTACACCATCGGGGAGGCCAGCGTCG CTTCCCTCAATGAAGACGAGCAGGGCATCATCCCGCGAGCCATGGCCGAGACCTTCAGGCTCATCGATGAGAATGACCTGATCGACTACACGGTCCGAGTGTCCTACCTAGAGGTGTACAAGGAGGAGTTTCGGGACTTGCTGCAGGTGGATACAGCCAGCAAAGACATCCAAATCCGGGAGGATGACAAGGGGAACGTTG TGCTCTGCGGTGTGAAGGAGTCAGAAGTGGAAGGGCTGGACGAGGTGCTGAGCCTGCTGGAGATGGGGAACACAGCCAAGCACACGGGAGCTACCCACGTCAACAGGCAGTCGAGCCGCTCGCACACCATCTTCACAGTGACCATGGAACAGCGGCGCAGGGCTGGCCGCCTCCccctgcaccaccaccaccccccctccatccctgcctcagGCCAGGTCCTGGTTTCCAAGTTTCACTTCGTGGACCTGGCAGGCTCGGAGCGAATTGTGAAGACGGGAAACACGggggagaggctgaaggagagTATCCAGATCAACAGTGGCCTCCTGGCCTTGGGCAATGTCATCAGTGCCTTAGGAGACCCTCGGAGGAAGAGCAGCCACATCCCCTACAGGGACTCCAAAATCACCAG GATCCTGAAAGACTCTCTGGGGGGGAATGCCCAGACCGTGATGATAGCCTGTGTCAGCCCATCCTCCTCTGACTTCGATGAGAGCCTCAATACGCTGAACTACGCCAGCCGAGCTCAAAACATCCAGAACAAGGCCGTGGTGAACTGCCGTAAGGAGACGGAGCACGTCGAAGAGCTTCACCTGCAGATAAAGAACCTGCAGAAGGCGCTGGAACAGCGGCACCGCTCCGAGACCCGTATCATCAACCGCTCGGCCACTGCCAAACGATGCGCGCCAGACCCCACGGCTCGGCTGCTGGCAGAGTGCGCGCATTACCGGACCTGCACCGACGCTGCGTACCGGCTGCTGatggagctgcaggaggacagtAACCTGACAGTGGAGCAGATCCTGCGGGTTAAGGAGTGGCTGTGCGCGGTAGAGAGCGAGAGGAGCGAGCTGACCTCGGCCGGGCTGGATAGCGGCATCGAGAGCACCTCTGCAGAAGACCAGAGCCTCGAGGCACAAGGCTCAAAGCTGGCAAAAGCCCAG GTGGACACAGAGAAGGGGTGTGAGTCCATCAAAGACAAGCAGGTGGCCAAACTACAGAGGCAAGTGGAGCACCTGGAGGAGGAGAATCGTGATTTCCTGGCTGCCCTGGAGGATGCCATGGAGCAGTATAAGCTGCAG AGCGacaagctgcaggagcagcaggataAGATCTCAGAGCTGCACGTGCGCTTGGAGATGGCAATGCCAAACCTGTGTGTGCCAGAACTGCTGGAAAACCTTCACCTGGTGACCGCCGGCCAGAGACCTCACACGGCCCCGCTGGATGCTGCCCTGTCCCATGGCCTCAGTGGGGTTCCCTCGGGGCTCCTTCCCACTGAGCAGAGTGGAAGAGCCCTTTGCAGGAAG CAGCTCGACAGCAACCCCTCCTTCCAGGAGGAGGACCTGGCAGGCTGGCCCCTGAACCACACAAAGTGCCCGACCAGCAATCCAGAGATCAGAGCCACAGTGCTGAGGAGGGAGCTCAGCCAGGACACTGAGAAGTCAGCAGAGCTGTCctctggagaggaggaggaggaatgggaaCAGAAACGGTCCCTATCCCAGCGCCG AAACGGGATCCAAAGCTGGAGCAAGAAAGAGATTTGCAAGTTGAGCGAGGAGCCGAGTGGAGGCAATGCCCCCTCGATTcaggaggagcagctggagctgtcaAAAG GGGTCTGCAGGAGGCGGGAGCCAGTGCTCAGTCCCTGGGACTGCCTGCCAGGGAAGGACTCTGAGTGGAGGCTGGTACAAGCACAGCAGAAGATCCGAGAGCTGGCAATCAACATCCGCATGAAGGAGGAGCTGATCACGGAGCTCATTAAGACag GCAAGGATGCCCAGGCTCTGAACAGGCAGTACTGCCAGAAGATCAGcgagctggagcaggaggcagagcaggtgCGGGCAGAGCTGAGCGATAGCCAgaagcagctccaggagctggagagcaaagagcCATGGGACCCTGGGGAGAAGCGCAAGCTGCAGGAGTACCGCACACGCGTGGCAGCTGCACAGAGCAAGGCACGG GTTCTGTGCAAGAAGAAGCAGGCGACGGAGAGGCTGGTGTCACTCTCGGCCCAGAGCGAGAAGCGAGTGCAGGAGCTGGAGAGGAACATTCAGCTGATGCGGCggcagcagggccagctgcaGCGCCGGCTGCGGGAGGAGAGTGAGCAGAAACGGCGGCTGGAGACAGAGGTGAATAAGCGGCAGCACCAAGTCAAG GAACTGGAACTGAAGCACGAGCAGCACCAGAAAATCCTGCGCATCAAAACGGAGGAAATTGCGGCTTTCCAGAGGAAGCGGCGGAGTGGCAGCAACGGCTCCGTGAtcagcctggagcagcagcaa AAAATTGAGGAACAGAAGAAGTGGCTGGACATGGAGATGGATAAAGTTCTCGAGCAGCGCCGGGCCCTGGATGAGCTGGAAGATGAGCTGAGGAAGCGGGAGGCTATTGTGGCCAAAAAGGAagccctgctgcaggagaagaaCGGCCTGGAGAGCAAACGACTGCGCTCCAGCCAG GCCCTGACAGATGACATAGTGCGTGTGTCTAGCCGCCTGGAGCACTTGGAGAAGGAGCTGACTGAGAAGAACGGGCAGCTGCGTCACGGCAGTGCCCACGACCAGCAGCAGATCCGCCAGGAGATCAACAACCTGCGCCAGGAGAAGGACCAGCTGCTCAAACAGAGGTTGGAGCTCGACAACAAGCTGCGTCAGGggaccctgctgtccccagag gaAGAACGGATCTTGTTCCAGCTGGACGAGGCAATCGAGGCTCTGGATGCAGCCATTGAGTACAAGAATGAGTCCATCACGTGCAGGCAACGAGTCCTGCGGGCCTCGGCCAGCCTCCTGTCCCAGTGTGAGATGAACCTCATGGCCAAGCTCAGCTACCTCTCCTCCTCCGAGACCCGAGCTCTGCTCTGCAAGTACTTTGACAAG GTGGTGACACTGCGAGAGGATCAGCACAGGCAGCACATTGCCTTCTCGGAGCTGGAgatgcagctggaggagcagcagcagctggtgtaCTGGCTGGAGGCAGCGGTGGAGCGCCAGCGCCTGGAGATGGACCGCCAGCTCaccctgcagcagaaggagcacGAGCAGAACATGCAGTTACTGCTCCAGCAGAGCCGCG AGCACATAGATGAGGGGCTGGCCAGCAGCAAGCTGCAGTATGAGGCGAGGATTCAGGTGCTGGAAAAGGAGCTGAGCCGTTATATGTGGGCAAACCAGGAGCTGAACCAGAGGCTGAGTAACATGAACCTCCATCCTGGACAGACGAAAG GGATGGAGCGAAGCAttcacggggctggggacagagctcCCCCTGCGCTCGGGACCTGTGAGGAATCCAGCCTTGGGGAACAGCCCGTGCCTCTGGCTGTCCCTGAAGAAAGCCATCGGGTCAGGGATGAGAGCAGGGACCTGGTGCACGCCCCTTTGCCATCGACGTGGAGGCGTTCCTCCCTGCCCAACGACAGCCCCGGGGACCTTCGGCAGAGGGATGGCGAGCACTTGCTGAGAGCGGGGCAGCCCCATGAGGTGCACCCACCACGGAGCctcgctcctgtccccaagccccgcCGGGAGCTGCGCAGAGCCAGCCTGAACATGACTCCAGTGCCTTACCACCCAGCAATGATAGACGTGAGGAAAAACCCACTCTAG